A single region of the Cynocephalus volans isolate mCynVol1 chromosome 12, mCynVol1.pri, whole genome shotgun sequence genome encodes:
- the GTSF1 gene encoding gametocyte-specific factor 1 — MEETYIDSLDPEKLLQCPYDKNHQIRACRFPYHLIKCRKNHPDVANKLATCPFNARHQVPRTEISHHITSCDDRSCIEQDVVNQTRNLGQETVAESTWECPPCDEDWDKDLWEQTSAPFVWGTANYRGNNSPASNIVMEHKSNLVSGMRVPKSLPYVLPWKNNGNAQ, encoded by the exons tcGACTCCCTGGACCCTGAAAAGCTATTACAGTGCCCCTACGATAAAAACCACCAGATCAGGGCCTGCAGGTTTCCTTATCATCTTATCAAGTGCAGAAag AATCATCCTGATGTTGCAAACAAATTGGCCACTTGTCCCTTCAATGCTCGCCACCAGGTTCCTCGCACTGAAATCAGTCATCATATCACAAGCTGTGACGACAGAAGTTGTATTGAGCAAGATGTTG TTAACCAAACCAGGAACCTTGGACAAGAGACTGTAGCTGAGAGCACTTGGGAGTGCCCTCCTTGTGATGAAGACTGGGATAAAG ATTTGTGGGAACAGACCAGTGCCCCATTTGTCTGGGGCACAGCCAACTACCGTGGCAACAACAG cCCTGCAAGCAACATAGTTATGGAACATAAGAGTAACCTGGTTTCAGGCATGAGAGTTCCCAAATCTCTGCCATATGTTCTGCCTTGGAAAAACA ATGGAAATGCACAGTAA